A stretch of Fusobacterium periodonticum ATCC 33693 DNA encodes these proteins:
- the secG gene encoding preprotein translocase subunit SecG: protein MSTLLNVLLFLSAFILIVLVLIQPDRSHGMTASMGMGASNTIFGINKDGGPLAKATEVVATLFIVCSLLLYLTR, encoded by the coding sequence TATTATTATTCTTATCAGCATTTATACTAATAGTTTTAGTTTTAATACAACCTGATAGAAGCCATGGTATGACAGCAAGTATGGGAATGGGTGCTTCTAACACAATTTTTGGTATCAATAAAGATGGAGGACCTTTAGCAAAAGCAACTGAAGTTGTTGCAACTTTATTTATAGTTTGTTCTCTATTATTATACTTAACTCGTTAA